One Stratiformator vulcanicus genomic window, GCACGATTGCTAAAGAGGGACGACTTGGCGAAGGGATGACGTTCTCGTCGCCACAGGAGGTCTTCTTCGCGTTCGACCAGGGTAAGGTCATTAAGCACGCAAAAATTAAACTCCGCTTGCCATCTGACAAGCAGGTCAAAGGCGAGGGCGCTGAGACTTATCAGCCGGGTCGGCCGCTCGAAACGACCGTGGGTCGGGTGATCTTTAATGACATCCTGCCCGACGGCATGGCGTACTATAACCGCACGATGAAGTCGAAGGATCTCGCTCGGGTGATTTCCGATTGTTACCTTGAAATGGGGCGTCGGCACACGATCAACCTGCTCGATCGCATGAAGGATCTCGGGTTCCACGAAGCGACCCAGAGCGGTGTTTCGTTTGCGACAAGCGACCTGCGAACGCCTGATGTCAAAGAGAAGGCGATCGGAGATGCCGAGAAGGAAGTCTTGAAGCAGCAAAAGCTTTACGACCGCGGAGTCATTACGAACCAGGAACGCTACAACAAAGTTCTCGACATTTGGACGCATGCTCGCGAAATCATCACGAACGCGATGCTCGAAGGGATGCAGAACGATTACCGGGACGACGGGAAGTACGTTAATCCGGTCTTCCTGATGGCGGACTCGGGAGCACGGGGTGGTAAAGAGCAGATGCGGCAGCTCGCCGGGATGCGGGGGCTGATGGCCAAGCCGTCAGGTGAGATTATTGAGAACCCGATTAAGGCTAACTTTAAAGAAGGCCTGACGGTTCTTGAGTACTTCAGTTCCACCCACGGGGCCCGCAAGGGCTTGGCCGATACGGCACTGAAGACCGCGGACTCGGGGTATCTGACGCGGAAACTGGCCGATATTTGCCAGAACATGGTGATTACGCAGCACGACTGTGGCACGACGCAGGGTGTGACCAAGGGAGTCGTCTATCGCGGGGAACAGGTAGAGGTCAGTCTGGCGGAGGCCATCCGCGGTCGCGTCAGCCGGACAAATATCGTCAACCCGATTACGGACGAGGTCATCGTCCGTGACGGCGAACTGATTACCCATGAGATCGCCGATAAGATTTCGGAACTCGGATTGGAGCGGATTCAGGTTCGAAGCCCGATGACGTGCGAATCGCGGCTGGGCCTGTGCCGGCTGTGTTACGGGATGGACCTGTCAACCGGATCGATGGCCGAAGAGGGCTTGGCCGCCGGGATCATCGCGGCCCAGTCGATCGGTGAACCGGGGACGCAATTGACGATGCGGACCTTCCACATCGGTGGCGTGGCAACGACCGACATCGAAGAGAAGGACATTCGGGCCAAGCGGGCCGGTGTGGTCCGGCTCGCCCGCGTCCGTAGTGTGGTCAACAATGAAGGTAAAGCGGTCGTATTGACCCGAAACGGTGAGCTGATCCTCACCGACCAGAAGGGACGAGAGCTCGAGAAGTACGACATCCCGAATGGGGCGACGTTGCTCGTCTCCGAGGGGCAGGAAGTAAAGCAGGGCGACGTGCTTTGCGAATGGGACCCGCACTCGGTGCCTGTGATTGCCGAAGTGGGCGGTCGTGTTCGTTATGAAGACTGCGTTGAAGGCCAGACGCTTCGTACCGAAAAGGAAGCGAGCGGCCACATTCGTCGAACCGTGCTCGAACACAAAGGCGATCTGCACCCGCAAATCGTGATCGAAGACGGCGACGGGAAGATCCTGGACTTCTATTATCTGCCGGAACGGGCGAGTATCGACGCTCAGGAAGGCACGCAGGTCACGGCCGGTACGATCATGGCGCGTAATCCGCGTGAATCGACCGGTAACATGGACATCACCGGTGGTCTGCCGCGTGTGACCGAACTCTTTGAGGCCCGTAAGCCGAAAGAACCGGCGGTTATTGCCGAGATCGACGGTGAGGTCGAGTTCGTGCCGGAGAAGAAGCGCGGCAAACGTGTGATTATCGTCCGCGGCGATGACGGCACGGAAGTCGAGCACATCATCCCGCCGGGCAAGCAGGTTATGGTTCATGCTGGCGATGCCGTCAAAGCGGGCGATTCGCTCGTCCGCGGTCCGCTCGTTCCGCACGACATCCTTCGCGTCAGCGGAACGGACGCGGTGCATGAGTATCTGCTGCACGAAATTCAAAATGTGTATCGGGCACAGCGGGTCGAAATCGACGATAAGCACATCGAACTCGTCGTCTCGCAGATGCTGCGGAAGGTCAAGATTGAAGATGTCGGCGACACCAGTCTGTTGCCGGGCGTCCTGACCGATAAACTCGAATTCCGCAAAACGAACGAGGAACTTCAGACGTGCCTGAAAGTCTCTGAGCCGGGCGATACCGACTTCGAAATCGGTGACATTGTTCCGATCGAAACGCTCGAAGAAGTGAATAGCCAAGTCGAGGCGGCTGGTCAGTCGCCGGCATCGACGACGTCTCCGCGTCCGGCGGTTTCAAGCACCCAGTTGCTCGGAATCACCAAAGCGGCGGTGCAAAGCGAAAGCTTCATCTCGGCGGCGAGCTTCCAGGAGACGACGAAAGTGCTGACCGAAGCGGCTCTCGCCGGCAAGATCGACACGTTGATCGGGCTGAAAGAGAACGTGATCCTCGGGCACCTTATTCCTGCCGGTACCGGTTTCCACACCCATCAGGACGCAGAGGTGCGGATTCGACCCGAAGCGATGGAAGAACTACGGGCAGAGAAGGAGCGAATTTTGGCGGCCCGACGCGACCTGCTTTCCGAAGGCGAGTCGGCTGCCGATGGTGAGCCGGGCGAGTCTTCAGTGCTCGACCAGATGTAGGACGCCATCGGCTGGTCATCTGCCATCCATTGATTTGAAACGACGGGCGAACCTTTCGCCCGTCGTTTTCGTCTAACCGGTGGTTGGAAATCGCTGGAGCCAGCGGTACGATCGAGTTGCTGATCGATGGAGAACTCCGTCTCAAACCGGTTTCTTCGAGTGGAATAAGGGGCCGTAGCTCAGTTGGGAGAGCGTCGCGTTCGCAATGCGAAGGTCGTGGGTTCGAATCCCATCGGCTCCACTTGGCCGCCCCGAACGGGCGGCTTCTTTCTTATTACGCAGGTCGGCGAAACTGCCAAGCGTGACGAGGCTGTGGCTCTCAACGGCCGGACTCACTGCGGCTCGGACGCACCGACTTCGACCCACCTTGAAGACGAGAGGATCGCATGATTCGCTTTTGGCAGAGCTTCGGGGCGCGGTCGACGTTGCTATTGATCCTAGTCCTGTTTGCTGTCGGATGCGGGGAGCGTGTTGAACGTTTGACGCCGCCCGAAATTCCGCGTGCACCGCTGGCCCCGCCGGTGACGTCCGGCAAGACGGTGGCGGAGTTGCGGGAGGAGTTGGGTGCGAATGAGAATGCCCAATTCACAAAAGTGGGAGGAAAGATCGTTGAAGCCCAGTTGTTCCAATCCGGCGTCACAGACATCGCACCACTTGAGGGCCTGCCTCTGAGAGTCTTGGACATCGGCGGTCTTCCTGTCGAGTCGATCGCTGTTGTCAGTGGGATGCCTCTGGTCGACCTCACCCTCGAGGAGACCAAGGTCGCTGACCTATCTCCGCTCGAAGGGATGCAACTCGAAATTTTCAAAGCGCAGAACACGCCGGTGGCCGACATTTCGGTTTTGAAGACGATGCCGCTGCGGCAGCTCAATCTGATGGGGACTCAGGTCGCGGACTTTGAAAGTCTCTCGGAGATGCCGCTCGAAACGTTGTGGCTGCCGCAGACGAAATTCGCGGACCTGTCGAAGCTCTCCGGACTTCGTCTGGCCAGTCTTGACGTTCAAGACAGTCTGGTCAGCGATCTTGCTCCGCTGTCGGACATGAAATCGCTCCGCCGGCTCAATATCGCGGGAACGAAAGTAAGCGATTTGACGCCGCTCGAAGGATTGCCGCTGGAGCGGCTGATTTTCAGTCCTACCGAAATCGCCAAGGGACTCGACACGATCCGCAGCATGAAATCGTTGCGGGAAATCGGGGATTCCTTTCAGACGCGGCTGCCGCCGGAGCAATTCTGGATGCAGTTCGATGAGTCCGACAATCTGTAGCGATAGCCGGACCGGAACTACTTCGCGCCCGAAGAGAACGCGGACGATCGCTTACTGTGAAATTGAGTCGCGTGCTTGACGTGGTGGACGGTCATTTCAGCCTCCCGCTAAACCGGTATGTCCTGCATAAAACGCTCTGATTGCTGAAAAGGACGACGGGACCTGAGCAACCGTCAGTTCCGTTCGTTCGGCCGGTCCGGCATTGTCGATACGAAAAACTGCGGCCCGTCCGAAAATGCCCGTTGAAGATCAGCGGAAGTGGACGTTACTGTAGTTGACGAGGCAATTGTGTAGCGCCGCCGATGTATCCACGTTCCGGGGTTGGAACGCCGGTGCAAAGCCAGCGGTCCGCCGTTCGGTCGACCCGCATCTCGAAAATCGGATTTTATTATGCTTGCACGCAAATCGATTCTTGGCGCCGTCGCTCTGGCGGCGGCATTCGCGGCGGCATCTTCCGCCGACGCGGGCGGTCGGCGATATGTGACTGAGCCGTCCTACACACCCGGCGACGAGACCGTCACGATGTTTGACGGAATGGAGTCGGGCGTTATCGAAGCGAAGCTCGTCGCGCGAGATGAGACGGGCGGCAACCTCTTTATAACGAACAAATCGGATCAGCCGCTGAATGTCGAATTGCCCGAATCATTTGTCGGCGTACAAGTGCTCAAGCAATTCGGCGCCGGTGGCGGCTTAGGCGGTGGCGGATTGGGCGGTGGCGGCCTGGGAGGTGGACTCGGCGGTGGTGGCGGACAGGCGGTTGGTGGCGGCGTGGGCGGTGGACTTGGCGGCGGCCTCGGCGGTGGTGGCCTCGGCGGCGGTTTGGGCGGAGCCGGTGGCGGGGCGGGAGGATTCTTCTCGATACCCCCGGACGAAGTCGCCCGGGTGCAGTTCAAATCGGTCTGCCTCGAATATGGCAAGCCGACTCCCAATCCTCGGATGACCTACATTCCCGTCCCCGTCGAGAAATTTACCGACAGTGAAGCACTCCAAGAGTTGATCGCGCTGATCGGAACGAAAGAAGTTCCGCAGCAGGCGGCTCAAGCGGCAGCGTGGCACCTTTCTGACGAGATGTCGTGGCAGCAGTTGGCAACGCTATCGGTCAACCAACTCGGCGGATTCGGACCGAAGCCGTACTTCTCGCACCGTGAAATTCGTGGCGGCCAGCAGGTGATTTCAGCCGTTGCGGCGCGACTGAAGTCGGATGAGAAGACCGACAAACCTGTTTCGCCGCGTGTCCGATCGATTCGCTGAGTCGAATCGGTCGCAGCTAGATTCTGTACGCGAAGCCAAAGAGCCGGGCATGATGCCCGGCTCTTTTTTGTTTGGTTTCAGGCGACTTGGAGGGCGCGCTGAACGTATCTGGCGTCAAATTGCGAATTGAACTTCTGCGACTCGGTATAATCCCTGCAATAGCGGCACGATGCGTGACGGTGTCGTCGCGGCTCAAATTTCCGATCGTCCAATCAGCGGTCTTTGATGATACTCGGTTGCGGTGGTAGAATTTCGTCATAGCGACGATCGAAGCAATGGCGGAGCCGACCGGCTCGCCGGTCGACTTCACTGATATTCTTCCTTTCTTTGGAGCGGAAACGCCCATGCGTTGCGGACCCCTTTTGTCAATGTTCGGCATCGCGTTACTGGTCGGCGCGAACGTGACGGCTGCGGCGGACGAAAAAATCGACTTCGCCGGGCAGGTCGCTCCGTTGCTGGAGGCAAAGTGTTTTGATTGCCACGCCGGCGGCGAACGCGAAGGCGGTTTGCGATTAGACCGCCGTGAGGATGCGTTCAATGGTGGCGACAATGGTCGGGTCATCAGGCCCGGTGCAGCGGCAAAAAGTGAATTGATTTCGCGCGTCTCGGGTACGAGTGAAGGGGATCGGATGCCGCCCGGTGATCCGCTGTCGGCTGAACAAATTGAGTTACTCAGAAAATGGGTCGAGCAAGGTGCCGAGTGGCCGGAGGACTCTTCGGCCGTCGAGGACAGCGTCGACCATTGGTCGTTTCAACCGATTGAACGACTCGCGCCGCCCGAGGTCAGCAGCGAAACGGCCCACAGCCCCGATGATATGCATCCTGTCGACGCGTTCGTCCGGGCAAAGTTAAATGAGAATGGAATTTCGCCGTCACCGCAGGCGGATCGGATCACTCTCATTCGCCGCGTTTATCTCGATCTCCTCGGGTTGCCACCGACGCCTGCTGAGGTAGACGAATTTGTCGCGGACCCGTCGCCGAACGCCTACGAAAAATTGATCGACCGTGTGCTCGCCTCGCCCCATTTCGGCGAGCGGTGGGGCCGCCACTGGCTCGATAAAGCCCGCTATGCCGACAGCGACGGTTATGAGAAAGATCGACCGCGCAAGAATGCCTGGCGTTACCGCGACTGGGTGATCGATGCCGTCAACGAGGATATGCCGATCGATCAATTCACGATCGAGCAACTCGCGGGCGACCTGCTTCCGGAAGCGACGCCACTTCAGCAATTGGCGACCGCTTTTCACCGTCAAACTCTGACCAATAATGAGGGGGGCGTCGATCAGGAAGAGTACCGTGTTGCCGCGGTATTCGATCGAGTAGAAACGACCGGTGCGGTGTGGCTCGGACTGACGGTCGGCTGCGCCCGGTGTCACACGCACAAGTTCGATCCCCTCACGCAGCGGGAGTATTACGAACTCTACAGCTTCTTCGACAACGGGGACGAGAAGACCACGACGGTCGCGAAGTCGGAAGACGCGGTGAGGCAGTATGAAATCGCCAACGCGAAGCACAAGCAAAAACTCGCCGAACTGACGGCCGAACTGCATCAAGCTCGTGAGGAAGTCCGCGGCGAATTTCAGACATGGCAGGCCGAGCGATTGACGGAACTAACTTCGCCGCAGTCGGCCCGCTACCACCTGTTCGACAACGTCGTCGCTGCCGGCCCGGCAGGACTCGAGTTCGAGCGTCTGGCAGACGGGTCGCTGCTCGCCTCGGGCAAACGTTGGCACGAGGCGGCCTACGAGGTCGCCACTGATATCCCGGCTGACGTCACCGTAACGGGGCTGAAACTCGAAGTCATGCCGCATGAGAGTCTGCCGGGTGGAGGACCCGGGCGCGGCGATAACGGGGCGTTCATGCTCAATATGGTGACGGGGTTCGTGACCGACATGGATGGCAAACAGACGAATAAGGCGTTCACCGTCCATAAGCAGCAAGCGTCGAAATCGCGGAAGGGGCTGGGCGCCGACAAGCTCTTCACGAAGGGGAATGAAAAGGGTTGGTCGCTCGATTCCGGTGAAACCGGCCATATTGTGCTTCCATTCCGCGAACCGCTTGAGCTGCAAAAAGATGAGCGATTGCATGTGACGATGCACCAGTATCACGGGGCGTTTCACCTCATGGGGCGATTGCGGTTGTCGTACATGACGGGCGACTACAGCGCGAGCGAACTGCCGGAACGGATTCGGACGGTGCTGTCGAAACCGCTTCAGCGTCGAAGCGAACAGGAAAATGGAGATCTGTTTGATTATTTCGCGTCACGGCATCCGAAGACCGACGCGATTGCCAAGAAGATCGATGCCTTCAAGAAGAAAGCTCCGGAGTCGCCTTACCTCAAGGTGCGGGTCATCGGACAGCGGGAGAAAAAACCGCGGCAGACCCACATGTTCCGGCGCGGCGATTTCCTCCAACCGCTCGATCCGGTTAATCCGGCCGGTCCGGCGGCGCTGCCTTCGCTCAAACCCCGCGACCCTGCGACGGGAGCCGACCGACTCGACCTCGCACGGTGGTTGGTTTCGCCGGAGAACCCGCTGACCGCTCGCGTGTTTGCGAACCATGTGTGGTTGCACCTGTTCGGCACCGGCATCGTGCGAACGCCGAACGACTTTGGAACGCAAGGCGAGCGACCGACGCACCCCGAACTGCTCGACTGGCTCGCTTCTGAATTGCGGGACAATGGTTGGAGCCGCAAGGGGTTGATCCGCACCATCCTGCTGTCGCAAACGTATCGGCGATCGTCAGCCTACCGGCCGGACCTTGAAGAAATCGACGCGACCAATCTGCTGCTCGCGCGTCAGAATCGTTTCCGCGTCGAAGGAGAGATCATCCGTGATGTGTCGCTTGCTGCGGCGGGTTTGCTCTCGCGGAAAGTCGGCGGCCCAAGTGTGTTCCCCCCGATGCCGGCCGATGTCGCGGCCCTCAGTTACGCCAATCAATTTAAGTGGAGTGCGAGCGACGGCGAGGATCGATACCGGCGGGGGATGTACACGTTCTTTAAGAGGACCGCGCCGCATCCCAACCTGATGACCTTCGACTGCCCCGATGCGAATACGACGTCGGTCTCACGGCTGACATCAAACACGCCGCTGCAGGCGTTGCAGACACTCAATAACGTTGTTTACTTGGAAGCCGCGCAAGCGCTCGGTGAAGTGATGCAGCAATCGTCCGAGCAACAAGCGGAGGCCATTGAAACCGGCTTCCGTCGGTGCGTGGGCCGAGCGCCGAGCGAGTTTGAAGTGCGTCGACTTAAAGAACTGTACCAGTCTTCGCTGTCATACTACGAGCAGAATTTGAAGTCTGCGGCGGAACTGGTCGGCGAGGAAGAAGGGAAGAGCGAGGCGGAAAATAAAGCGGTGGCCGATCAGGCCGCGTGGATCGCCGTCGCTCGCGTGTTGCTGAATCTCGATGAATTTCTTGTTCGTAGCTGACAGCTGACAACTGACAGCTGACATCATCGCCTCCGAACTCATACGCACCTTTTGAGCGATTCTTAATGATCGGTCCGCAACTCCTTACTTCTCGCCGCGACTTCTTAACGTCGACCGCAGGGGGACTGGGTCTCGCCGGCCTTTCCTCAATGCTGGGACAGGACATCGCGACCGCCGCGTCGACGCCGCAGCCCGGTGATGTGATTCATCATCCGCCGAAGGCGAAGTCTTGCATCTTCATTTTCATGGCCGGGGCCCCATCGCAGATTGACTTGTTCGATCCGAAACCAACCCTCAACAAATTAAACGGCGAACCGCTCCCCGAATCGCTGACGAAAGGCGTCCGCTTCGCCTTCATTAAGAAAGAATCCGCGACATTGATGGGCTCGTCGCGGAAGTTTCAACCGTGTGGTGAATCGGGCGTCGAGTATTCCGACTTGCTGCCGCACATCCGCAAACATGCCGACGACATTCTGCTCGTGCGTTCGCTTCATACCGAGCAATTTAATCATCACCCGGCCCAGTTGATGATGCAGTGCGGCCGGGGGACATTCGGGCTGCCGACGATGGGGTCATGGATGACGTACGGCCTCGGCAGCGAAACGAAGAACTTGCCCGGTTATGTCGTGCTGACGGCAGGGCGCGGTTCGAGCGGGGGGGCGTCTTTGTGGCAGAGTGGATTTCTGCCTTCGAAATACGCGGGCGTCCGCTTTCGTGCGTCGGGAGAGCCGGTGCTGAATTTGTCGAACCCCGACGGTATTCCGTCCCGAATTCAACGCGAGGGACTCGACGCACTCGGTGATCTGAATCGCCGTCACTACGACATGATCCGGGATCCGGAAATTGAAAGTCGCATCGCCAATTACGAGATGGCTTTTCGAATGCAGACCGCCGCGCCG contains:
- the rpoC gene encoding DNA-directed RNA polymerase subunit beta', which translates into the protein MSTVEAAFDRVNDYGSVKINLASPNDIRGWSFGEVKKPETINYRTYRPERDGLFCERIFGPEKDWECACGKYRGMKYKGLICDRCGVKVTHSRVRRKRMGHIELAAPVVHIWFFKSMPSRLGALLNMKTTSLEKVVYFQDYVVVDPGETPLKSRQLLTEEEKREADRAYGEGAFDADMGAEAVKKLLVGIDLVAESTQLREDLKNTGSQQKIKDYIKRLKIVEALRDSDNRPEWTVLDVIPVIPPDLRPLVLLDSGNFATSDLNDLYRRIINRNNRLKKLVDLNAPEVIVRNEKRMLQQSVDSLFDNNRCKRPVLGSSNRPLKSLTDMIKGKQGRFRENLLGKRVDYSARSVIVVGPELKLHQCGLPKKIALELFQPFIIRRLKELGHADTIKSAKRMLERRDEEVWDILEEVITNHPVLLNRAPTLHRMGIQAFEPTLVEGNAIRVHPLVCKGFNADFDGDQMAVHLPLSIEAQVEATTLMLSTNNIFSPADGNPIIAATQDIVAGCYYCTIAKEGRLGEGMTFSSPQEVFFAFDQGKVIKHAKIKLRLPSDKQVKGEGAETYQPGRPLETTVGRVIFNDILPDGMAYYNRTMKSKDLARVISDCYLEMGRRHTINLLDRMKDLGFHEATQSGVSFATSDLRTPDVKEKAIGDAEKEVLKQQKLYDRGVITNQERYNKVLDIWTHAREIITNAMLEGMQNDYRDDGKYVNPVFLMADSGARGGKEQMRQLAGMRGLMAKPSGEIIENPIKANFKEGLTVLEYFSSTHGARKGLADTALKTADSGYLTRKLADICQNMVITQHDCGTTQGVTKGVVYRGEQVEVSLAEAIRGRVSRTNIVNPITDEVIVRDGELITHEIADKISELGLERIQVRSPMTCESRLGLCRLCYGMDLSTGSMAEEGLAAGIIAAQSIGEPGTQLTMRTFHIGGVATTDIEEKDIRAKRAGVVRLARVRSVVNNEGKAVVLTRNGELILTDQKGRELEKYDIPNGATLLVSEGQEVKQGDVLCEWDPHSVPVIAEVGGRVRYEDCVEGQTLRTEKEASGHIRRTVLEHKGDLHPQIVIEDGDGKILDFYYLPERASIDAQEGTQVTAGTIMARNPRESTGNMDITGGLPRVTELFEARKPKEPAVIAEIDGEVEFVPEKKRGKRVIIVRGDDGTEVEHIIPPGKQVMVHAGDAVKAGDSLVRGPLVPHDILRVSGTDAVHEYLLHEIQNVYRAQRVEIDDKHIELVVSQMLRKVKIEDVGDTSLLPGVLTDKLEFRKTNEELQTCLKVSEPGDTDFEIGDIVPIETLEEVNSQVEAAGQSPASTTSPRPAVSSTQLLGITKAAVQSESFISAASFQETTKVLTEAALAGKIDTLIGLKENVILGHLIPAGTGFHTHQDAEVRIRPEAMEELRAEKERILAARRDLLSEGESAADGEPGESSVLDQM
- a CDS encoding leucine-rich repeat domain-containing protein, coding for MIRFWQSFGARSTLLLILVLFAVGCGERVERLTPPEIPRAPLAPPVTSGKTVAELREELGANENAQFTKVGGKIVEAQLFQSGVTDIAPLEGLPLRVLDIGGLPVESIAVVSGMPLVDLTLEETKVADLSPLEGMQLEIFKAQNTPVADISVLKTMPLRQLNLMGTQVADFESLSEMPLETLWLPQTKFADLSKLSGLRLASLDVQDSLVSDLAPLSDMKSLRRLNIAGTKVSDLTPLEGLPLERLIFSPTEIAKGLDTIRSMKSLREIGDSFQTRLPPEQFWMQFDESDNL
- a CDS encoding PSD1 and planctomycete cytochrome C domain-containing protein, with translation MRCGPLLSMFGIALLVGANVTAAADEKIDFAGQVAPLLEAKCFDCHAGGEREGGLRLDRREDAFNGGDNGRVIRPGAAAKSELISRVSGTSEGDRMPPGDPLSAEQIELLRKWVEQGAEWPEDSSAVEDSVDHWSFQPIERLAPPEVSSETAHSPDDMHPVDAFVRAKLNENGISPSPQADRITLIRRVYLDLLGLPPTPAEVDEFVADPSPNAYEKLIDRVLASPHFGERWGRHWLDKARYADSDGYEKDRPRKNAWRYRDWVIDAVNEDMPIDQFTIEQLAGDLLPEATPLQQLATAFHRQTLTNNEGGVDQEEYRVAAVFDRVETTGAVWLGLTVGCARCHTHKFDPLTQREYYELYSFFDNGDEKTTTVAKSEDAVRQYEIANAKHKQKLAELTAELHQAREEVRGEFQTWQAERLTELTSPQSARYHLFDNVVAAGPAGLEFERLADGSLLASGKRWHEAAYEVATDIPADVTVTGLKLEVMPHESLPGGGPGRGDNGAFMLNMVTGFVTDMDGKQTNKAFTVHKQQASKSRKGLGADKLFTKGNEKGWSLDSGETGHIVLPFREPLELQKDERLHVTMHQYHGAFHLMGRLRLSYMTGDYSASELPERIRTVLSKPLQRRSEQENGDLFDYFASRHPKTDAIAKKIDAFKKKAPESPYLKVRVIGQREKKPRQTHMFRRGDFLQPLDPVNPAGPAALPSLKPRDPATGADRLDLARWLVSPENPLTARVFANHVWLHLFGTGIVRTPNDFGTQGERPTHPELLDWLASELRDNGWSRKGLIRTILLSQTYRRSSAYRPDLEEIDATNLLLARQNRFRVEGEIIRDVSLAAAGLLSRKVGGPSVFPPMPADVAALSYANQFKWSASDGEDRYRRGMYTFFKRTAPHPNLMTFDCPDANTTSVSRLTSNTPLQALQTLNNVVYLEAAQALGEVMQQSSEQQAEAIETGFRRCVGRAPSEFEVRRLKELYQSSLSYYEQNLKSAAELVGEEEGKSEAENKAVADQAAWIAVARVLLNLDEFLVRS
- a CDS encoding DUF1501 domain-containing protein, which codes for MIGPQLLTSRRDFLTSTAGGLGLAGLSSMLGQDIATAASTPQPGDVIHHPPKAKSCIFIFMAGAPSQIDLFDPKPTLNKLNGEPLPESLTKGVRFAFIKKESATLMGSSRKFQPCGESGVEYSDLLPHIRKHADDILLVRSLHTEQFNHHPAQLMMQCGRGTFGLPTMGSWMTYGLGSETKNLPGYVVLTAGRGSSGGASLWQSGFLPSKYAGVRFRASGEPVLNLSNPDGIPSRIQREGLDALGDLNRRHYDMIRDPEIESRIANYEMAFRMQTAAPELIDLSNETQETLDLYGIDREKPKHLTGGRGGQNNPIKGFARSCLLARRLVERGVRFVNVIYASWDHHANLDKELAYNSYAADQPIGGLLSDLKRRGMLDETMVVWGGEFGRTPLGENRPGFKAVTGRDHHPFAFSMWMAGGGLKGGQAYGQTDEIGWNITENPVHINDLHATMLNQFGIDHERLTHRFQGRDFRLTDVGGKVIRDWIA